One segment of Solanum lycopersicum chromosome 1, SLM_r2.1 DNA contains the following:
- the LOC101251223 gene encoding ferric reduction oxidase 2, whose translation MYITSSLLLYISNLYSTKANFVTRKMEVMNRRSSSFSDGKIRMIQGAILALALTIFLGNLMMWIIMPTFTYYQKWVPVLVAATNSTFFDIQGPIMMNFTFPILFIAVLGCLYVHLEKKKSDIVTSSYCNKDWLKILKKPKIIKSLGIVTWIELFFLAMFIILCVWYFSAFVYFHYSTITTYAATKGVEVWQARIDRLALVIGLTGNICLTFLFYPVSRGSSILPLLGLTSEGSIKYHIWLGHMAMTLFTIHGLLFILFWAVSGRLHEMLTWNPHYISNVPGELGLLVGLILWATTFPAIRRRMFEVFFYTHYLYILFMVFYLLHTGMFYACIMLPGFFLFLIDRYLRFLQSKQKVGLISARVLTCETVELNFSKISGLEYSPTSIMFLNVPSISKLQWHPFTVTSNSNLESDTISVVIKCEGSWTKKLYSVMSLPKPVDRLDVSVEGPYGPASTHFLRHDTLVLISGGSGITPFISIVRELIHMSSTLKCKTPKILLVSVFRNTSQLSMLDLLYPIAGTPSGCSSNLDLQVEAYITREIEPAQEKSEPLRTILFKPDHSDAPITPILGQNNWLWLAAIISSSFALYLLFVGLLYQYYVYPMDHGTNQVFPYHTRALFNMLFIAAAIVIAASAAFLWNKKKSARETKQIQDMADSAKSLNSLIAYADQELESLPQQSLDKSIKTHYGHRPDLKRILLEVKGSSVGVLASGPKTLRHDVAAICSSELVENLHFESISFTW comes from the exons ATGTATATAACAAGTTCACTACTACTATATATTTCCAATTTATATTCAACAAAAGCTAATTTTGTTACAAGAAAAATGGAGGTGATGAATAGGAGATCATCATCATTTTCTGATGGAAAAATTAGAATGATACAAGGAGCAATATTAGCTTTAGCACTTACAATATTTCTTGGGAATTTAATGATGTGGATTATTATGCCAACTTTTACATATTATCAAAAATGGGTCCCTGTTCTTGTTGCTGCCACCAATTCCACATTCTTTGATATTCAag GTCCCATTATGATGAACTTCACATTCCCAATCTTATTCATAGCTGTTTTGGGTTGTCTTTATGTTCATctagagaagaaaaaaagtgataTTGTCACTTCATCATATtg CAATAAGGATTGGTTGAAGATATTGAAAAAGccaaaaatcatcaaatcatTAGGAATAGTGACATGGATAGAACTATTTTTTCTAGCCATGTTTATTATTCTATGTGTTTGGTATTTCTCAGCATTTGTCTATTTTCACTATAGTACCATTACTACTTATGCAGCAACTAAAGGAGTTGAAGT GTGGCAAGCAAGAATCGATAGGTTGGCTTTAGTAATAGGGTTAACAGGGAATATATGTTTAACATTTCTATTTTATCCAGTAAGTAGAGGCTCTTCAATTTTGCCTCTTTTGGGATTAACTTCAGAAGGCAGCATCAAATATCATATATGGTTGGGACATATGGCTATGACACTTTTCACTATTCATGgtcttctttttattctattttggGCTGTCTCTGGGAGATTACATGAG ATGTTGACATGGAATCCACATTACATATCAAATGTACCTGGAGAACTTGGTTTACTAGTTGGATTGATATTGTGGGCAACAacatttccagcaattagaagaAGAATGTTTGAAGTCTTCTTCTACACTCACTATCTCTACATTCTATTCATGGTTTTCTACCTACTCCACACTGGAATGTTCTATGCCTGCATTATGCTTCCTGGTTTCTTCCTCTTCTTGATCGATCGATACTTGAGATTCTTGCAATCCAAGCAAAAAGTTGGTTTGATTTCAGCCCGAGTTTTGACTTGTGAAACTGTTGAACTCAACTTCTCCAAAATATCAG GTTTGGAGTACTCTCCTACGAGCATTATGTTCCTAAACGTGCCAAGCATATCCAAATTGCAGTGGCATCCATTCACTGTAACTTCAAACAGTAACCTAGAATCAGATACAATTAGTGTTGTCATCAAATGTGAAGGAAGCTGGACTAAGAAGCTTTACAGTGTCATGTCATTGCCTAAACCAGTCGATCGTCTTGATGTTTCTGTTGAAGGACCCTATGGACCTGCTTCCACTCATTTCCTAAG GCATGATACATTGGTGTTGATCAGTGGAGGGAGTGGAATAACTCCATTCATTTCCATCGTCAGAGAGCTGATTCATATGAGCTCAACACTGAAATGCAAAACTCCAAAGATCTTATTAGTTAGTGTGTTCAGGAATACTTCACAACTCTCTATGTTAGACCTTCTTTATCCTATAGCAGGCACTCCTTCAGGATGTTCTTCTAATCTTGACCTACAAGTTGAGGCTTATATAACCAGAGAGATTGAACCAGCACAAGAAAAATCCGAACCCCTACGGACCATTTTGTTCAAACCTGACCACTCTGATGCACCCATAACCCCCATTTTAGGCCAGAACAATTGGCTCTGGCTTGCAGCTATAATATCGTCTTCATTTGCTTTGTACCTTCTATTTGTGGGACTTCTTTACCAATACTATGTTTACCCTATGGACCATGGTACTAACCAGGTATTCCCATACCACACAAGGGCTTTATTCAACATGTTGTTTATAGCAGCTGCTATAGTAATTGCAGCAAGTGCAGCCTTCCTATGGAACAAGAAGAAAAGTGCTAGGGAAACTAAGCAGATTCAGGACATGGCAGATTCAGCAAAATCTTTGAACTCATTAATAGCTTATGCTGATCAAGAGCTAGAAAGTCTTCCTCAACAGTCGCTCGACAAATCTATCAAGACACATTATGGCCACAGACCTGATCTCAAGC GAATATTGCTAGAAGTTAAAGGATCAAGTGTTGGAGTACTTGCCTCTGGACCGAAGACCTTGAGACATGACGTAGCAGCCATTTGCTCATCTGAGTTGGTTGAAAATCTGCACTTTGAGTCCATCAGCTTCACCTGGTGA